The Saccharopolyspora gloriosae genome has a segment encoding these proteins:
- the miaB gene encoding tRNA (N6-isopentenyl adenosine(37)-C2)-methylthiotransferase MiaB: MSTTSVSRTYDIRTYGCQMNVHDSERLSGMLEDAGYVRAAKDHDPDVVVFNTCAVRENADNRLYGNLGRLRPAKQEHPGMQIAVGGCLAQKDRSEIVRRAPWVDVVFGTHNLGSLPTLLERARHNEEAEVEILESLETFPSTLPARRESAYSGWVSVSVGCNNTCTFCIVPALRGKEKDRRPGDVLAEVQALADEGVLEVTLLGQNVNAYGVEFGDRLAFGKLLRSCGEINGLERVRFTSPHPRDFTDDVIEAMAETPNVCHQLHMPLQSGSDRVLKAMRRSYRSDRYLNILRKVREAMPDASITTDLIVGFPGETEEDFEATLDVVRQARFSTAFTFQYSKRPGTPAAELPGQLPKEVVQERYERLVAVQNEMSWELNKQLVGHDVELLVAEGEGRKDVETRRLSGRARDGRLVHFHPGGAIDREIRPGDIVHTRITRGAPHHLVADGELTAHRRTTAGDRWEEGRKPKTSGVSLGLPSFGAPAAEPATEQGCGC; encoded by the coding sequence GTGAGCACGACGAGCGTTTCCAGGACATATGACATCCGCACGTACGGGTGTCAGATGAACGTGCACGATTCCGAGCGGCTGTCCGGAATGCTGGAAGACGCCGGCTACGTGCGCGCCGCGAAGGACCACGACCCCGACGTGGTCGTGTTCAACACCTGCGCGGTCCGGGAGAACGCGGACAACCGGCTCTACGGCAACCTCGGCCGCCTCCGCCCGGCCAAGCAAGAGCACCCCGGCATGCAGATCGCCGTCGGCGGCTGCCTCGCGCAGAAGGACCGCAGCGAGATCGTCCGCCGCGCGCCCTGGGTCGACGTCGTGTTCGGCACCCACAACCTCGGCTCGCTGCCCACGCTGCTCGAACGCGCCCGGCACAACGAAGAGGCCGAGGTCGAGATCCTCGAATCGCTGGAGACGTTCCCCTCCACGCTGCCCGCCCGGCGCGAATCGGCCTACTCGGGCTGGGTCTCGGTGTCGGTGGGCTGCAACAACACCTGCACGTTCTGCATCGTGCCCGCGCTGCGCGGCAAGGAGAAGGACCGCAGGCCGGGCGACGTGCTCGCCGAAGTCCAGGCACTGGCCGACGAAGGCGTGCTCGAGGTGACGCTGCTCGGCCAGAACGTCAACGCCTACGGCGTCGAGTTCGGCGACCGCCTCGCGTTCGGCAAGCTGCTGCGCTCCTGCGGTGAGATCAACGGCCTCGAACGCGTGCGCTTCACCTCGCCGCACCCGCGCGACTTCACCGACGACGTGATCGAGGCGATGGCCGAGACCCCCAACGTCTGCCATCAGCTGCACATGCCCCTGCAATCCGGTTCCGACCGGGTGCTCAAGGCGATGCGCCGGTCCTACCGCTCGGACCGCTACCTGAACATCCTGCGCAAGGTGCGCGAGGCGATGCCGGACGCGTCGATCACCACGGATCTCATCGTCGGATTCCCCGGCGAGACCGAAGAGGACTTCGAAGCGACCCTCGACGTCGTCCGCCAGGCGCGCTTCAGCACGGCCTTCACCTTCCAGTACTCCAAGCGTCCCGGTACTCCCGCCGCCGAGCTGCCCGGTCAGCTGCCCAAGGAAGTCGTGCAGGAACGCTACGAACGGCTCGTAGCGGTGCAGAACGAGATGTCTTGGGAACTCAACAAGCAGCTCGTCGGCCACGACGTCGAACTGCTCGTCGCCGAAGGCGAAGGCCGCAAGGACGTCGAGACCCGCAGGCTCTCCGGGCGGGCGCGGGACGGGCGGCTCGTGCACTTCCACCCGGGCGGCGCCATCGACCGCGAGATCCGGCCCGGCGACATCGTGCACACCCGCATCACCAGGGGCGCCCCGCACCACCTCGTCGCCGACGGCGAACTCACCGCGCACCGCCGCACCACGGCGGGCGACCGGTGGGAAGAGGGCCGCAAACCCAAGACCTCCGGGGTCAGCCTCGGGTTGCCCTCCTTCGGTGCCCCGGCGGCGGAGCCCGCGACCGAACAAGGATGTGGCTGTTGA
- a CDS encoding DUF349 domain-containing protein encodes MTHQDTTPESTAGATPETAAAATGTGSTSTAPTVPAASANPDRWGRVDEAGTVWVRTADGERSVGSWQAGEPSEGLAHFARKFDDLRTEAELLEKRLSTRSGDAKQSLTSAKHLRDGIPEAAVVGDLEALQALVEHLVQHAEKAVEEAKAHKEKARIDAVARKEALAAEAEQIAAEATHWKSAGDRLRGILDEWKSVRGVDRKTDEQLWRRFSKARDAFNRRRGSHFADLDRQRAASKVRKQELVDEAESLTESTDWGATATRYKDLMAEWKESGRAPKDSDDALWQRFRAAQDAFFARRSAAFSERDAEFAENAKLKEALLTEAETIDPSADLAAAQAHLQRIQQRWDEIGKVPRERMRELEGRLRTVADRVRSASDAQWRRTDPEAQARVDQFRERVEQFEAQAEKARAAGDEKRAKKADEQAGQWRVWLSAAEQALADR; translated from the coding sequence ATGACGCACCAGGACACGACCCCTGAGAGCACTGCGGGCGCCACGCCCGAGACGGCCGCGGCCGCCACTGGGACCGGGTCCACCTCGACGGCTCCCACGGTCCCGGCGGCTTCGGCGAATCCGGACCGGTGGGGCCGGGTGGACGAAGCAGGAACCGTGTGGGTGCGCACGGCGGACGGCGAGCGCTCCGTGGGTTCGTGGCAGGCGGGCGAGCCGTCAGAGGGCTTGGCGCACTTCGCGCGCAAGTTCGACGACCTGCGCACCGAGGCCGAGCTGCTGGAGAAGCGGCTCAGCACCCGATCCGGTGACGCGAAGCAGTCGCTGACCAGCGCCAAGCACCTGCGGGACGGGATTCCCGAAGCCGCCGTCGTCGGCGACCTCGAGGCCTTGCAAGCCCTGGTCGAGCACCTCGTGCAGCACGCCGAGAAGGCGGTCGAGGAAGCGAAGGCGCACAAGGAGAAGGCCCGCATCGACGCGGTGGCGCGCAAGGAGGCGCTGGCCGCCGAGGCCGAGCAGATCGCCGCGGAGGCGACGCACTGGAAGTCCGCCGGGGACCGGCTTCGCGGGATCCTCGACGAGTGGAAGTCGGTGCGCGGCGTCGACCGCAAGACCGACGAGCAGCTCTGGCGGCGGTTCTCCAAGGCTCGTGACGCGTTCAACCGCAGGCGCGGATCGCACTTCGCCGACCTCGACCGCCAGCGCGCGGCGTCGAAGGTCCGCAAGCAGGAACTGGTCGACGAGGCCGAATCGCTCACCGAATCGACGGATTGGGGCGCGACCGCGACGCGCTACAAGGATCTGATGGCGGAGTGGAAGGAGAGCGGCCGCGCGCCGAAGGACAGCGACGACGCGCTGTGGCAGCGGTTCCGCGCCGCGCAGGACGCGTTCTTCGCGCGCCGTTCGGCGGCGTTCTCGGAGCGCGACGCGGAGTTCGCGGAGAACGCGAAGCTGAAGGAGGCGCTGCTCACCGAGGCCGAGACGATCGACCCGAGTGCGGACCTGGCTGCGGCGCAGGCGCACCTGCAGCGGATTCAGCAGCGCTGGGACGAGATCGGCAAGGTGCCGCGGGAGCGGATGCGCGAGCTCGAAGGCCGGTTGCGCACCGTCGCAGACCGGGTGCGCTCGGCTTCGGACGCGCAGTGGCGCCGCACGGACCCGGAGGCACAGGCACGGGTCGACCAGTTCCGCGAACGGGTCGAGCAGTTCGAAGCGCAGGCCGAGAAGGCACGTGCGGCGGGCGACGAGAAGCGCGCGAAGAAGGCCGACGAGCAGGCCGGCCAGTGGCGCGTGTGGCTCTCGGCAGCCGAGCAGGCCTTGGCCGACCGCTGA
- the miaA gene encoding tRNA (adenosine(37)-N6)-dimethylallyltransferase MiaA has translation MSAASTARPVAIVGPTATGKSDLAIEVATEFGGEVINADAMQLYRGMDIGTAKLTEAERHGVPHHLLDVLDVTEAASVAAYQREARVAVEDVLARGRTPVLVGGSGLYVQAVLDDLRFPGTDPAVRARWEEELRTRGSEALHRHLTELDPPAAEAIIPSNGRRLVRALEVIELTGQPFSANLPVPGPARYGTVLIGLDRPIAELDDRVDRRVTRMFDAGLVAEVRELLGHGLRHGRTASRALGYQQVLAELDGSGDMTVAAAETARLTRKFVRKQRSWFRRDDRIHWFEPANAVPGVRALLRT, from the coding sequence GTGTCCGCCGCATCCACAGCTCGACCGGTGGCGATCGTCGGGCCTACCGCCACCGGCAAGTCGGACCTCGCCATCGAGGTCGCGACCGAGTTCGGCGGCGAGGTGATCAACGCCGACGCGATGCAGCTCTACCGCGGCATGGACATCGGCACCGCCAAGCTCACCGAAGCCGAACGCCACGGCGTCCCGCACCACCTGCTCGACGTGCTCGACGTGACGGAAGCGGCCTCCGTCGCCGCCTACCAGCGGGAGGCGCGGGTCGCGGTCGAGGACGTGCTCGCTCGCGGGCGCACTCCCGTGCTGGTCGGCGGCAGCGGCCTCTACGTGCAGGCGGTGCTCGACGACCTGAGATTCCCCGGCACCGACCCGGCGGTGCGAGCGCGTTGGGAGGAGGAGCTGCGAACCCGTGGCTCCGAGGCGCTGCACCGGCACCTGACGGAACTGGATCCGCCCGCAGCCGAAGCGATCATCCCCTCCAATGGGCGACGTCTCGTGCGGGCGCTGGAGGTCATCGAGCTCACCGGGCAGCCGTTCTCGGCGAACCTGCCCGTGCCCGGGCCGGCCCGCTACGGCACCGTGCTGATCGGTTTGGACCGGCCGATCGCGGAACTCGATGACCGGGTCGATCGACGGGTCACCCGGATGTTCGACGCCGGGCTGGTCGCCGAGGTTCGGGAGCTGCTCGGTCACGGACTCCGCCACGGCCGGACGGCGTCGCGCGCGCTGGGCTACCAGCAGGTCCTGGCCGAACTCGACGGCTCCGGTGACATGACCGTCGCCGCGGCCGAGACGGCCCGGCTGACCAGGAAGTTCGTGCGCAAGCAGCGCTCCTGGTTCCGCCGCGACGACCGCATCCACTGGTTCGAGCCCGCGAACGCGGTGCCCGGTGTCCGTGCGCTGCTGCGTACGTAG
- a CDS encoding amino acid ABC transporter ATP-binding protein — protein MIRMSSVDKHFGSLHVLQDIDLTVPSGQVVVVLGPSGSGKSTLCRAINRLEPIDSGTVEIDGKPLPAEGRALAELRADVGMVFQQFNLFAHKTILENVLLGPIKVRKLDKATAEQEASALLERVGIADQAQKYPAQLSGGQQQRAAIARALAMKPKVMLFDEPTSALDPEMVNEVLDVMAGLAAEGMTMLVVTHEMGFARRAAHRVLFMADGRIVEDSTPSRFFEAPESARAQDFLSKILTH, from the coding sequence ATGATCCGCATGTCCTCGGTCGACAAGCACTTCGGGTCCCTGCACGTGTTGCAGGACATCGACCTGACGGTGCCCTCCGGCCAGGTCGTGGTCGTGCTCGGCCCCTCCGGATCGGGCAAGTCCACGCTGTGCCGCGCGATCAACCGGCTCGAACCCATCGACTCCGGCACCGTCGAGATCGACGGCAAGCCACTGCCCGCCGAAGGCCGCGCGCTCGCCGAGCTCCGCGCCGACGTGGGCATGGTGTTCCAGCAGTTCAACCTGTTCGCGCACAAGACGATCCTCGAGAACGTGCTGCTCGGCCCGATCAAGGTCCGCAAGCTGGACAAGGCCACCGCCGAGCAGGAGGCATCGGCCCTGCTGGAGCGCGTCGGCATCGCCGACCAGGCGCAGAAGTACCCCGCGCAGCTCTCCGGCGGCCAGCAGCAGCGAGCGGCCATCGCCCGCGCCCTGGCGATGAAACCGAAGGTCATGCTGTTCGACGAGCCGACCTCGGCGCTGGACCCGGAAATGGTCAACGAGGTGCTCGACGTGATGGCCGGGCTCGCCGCCGAGGGCATGACGATGCTCGTCGTCACGCACGAGATGGGCTTCGCCCGCCGCGCCGCGCACCGCGTGCTGTTCATGGCCGACGGCCGCATCGTCGAGGACTCCACGCCGAGCCGG